The Nonlabens spongiae genome contains a region encoding:
- a CDS encoding OmpA family protein: MKNMYKFLVAALIIASSATMNAQNDENRWAFSVGINAIDLYPVGEESQGLGGYFDEFFNVDHYNILAAPTRFELGYYIGDGIVATAAGSINKIDRAGETRIDELTYVSLDGGLRYNLNELWNGSYLFNPYLGVGGSYQWLEDDGFGTFNGTFGFDIAVTENVAFNIQTTYKHAFEDAFPKHWQHVAGIKFTWGATDTDEDGIVDSKDECPETPGLEEFNGCPDTDGDGIKDSEDDCPNEAGPMENNGCPDTDGDGVLDKGDKCPDEAGKAELMGCPDADGDGIADGDDNCPNEAGLAKFNGCPDSDGDGIQDSEDECPNEAGVAELNGCPKPVMPTVEVQKQLNEYAKTILFELNKADIKKESEEVLMDIVEILNEYPEAKFTIEGHTDSSGSASYNEKLSDSRALSVKDYLTSHGVDKFRLTSKGYGEAKPIAPNNTKAGRAQNRRVEINLVKENMDN; encoded by the coding sequence ATGAAAAACATGTACAAATTTCTAGTTGCGGCTCTGATAATAGCGAGCTCAGCAACAATGAACGCTCAAAACGATGAGAATCGATGGGCATTTTCAGTTGGTATAAATGCTATCGATTTATATCCAGTGGGAGAAGAAAGCCAAGGTTTAGGTGGTTATTTTGATGAATTTTTTAATGTTGATCATTATAATATCTTAGCAGCACCTACTAGATTTGAATTAGGTTACTATATCGGAGATGGTATAGTAGCAACAGCTGCTGGATCAATTAACAAAATTGACCGAGCTGGAGAAACGAGAATAGATGAGCTTACCTATGTAAGTTTAGATGGTGGTCTTCGCTATAATCTTAACGAACTTTGGAACGGATCTTATCTTTTCAATCCTTATTTAGGTGTAGGTGGTTCTTACCAATGGTTAGAAGATGATGGCTTCGGAACATTCAATGGTACTTTTGGTTTTGATATCGCCGTTACAGAAAATGTAGCGTTCAATATTCAAACAACCTACAAGCATGCATTTGAAGATGCTTTTCCTAAACACTGGCAGCATGTTGCTGGTATAAAATTCACATGGGGAGCTACTGATACAGATGAAGATGGTATCGTAGATAGTAAAGATGAGTGTCCAGAAACTCCAGGTTTAGAAGAATTTAATGGTTGCCCTGATACCGATGGTGATGGAATAAAGGATTCTGAGGATGACTGTCCTAATGAAGCGGGTCCAATGGAAAACAATGGATGTCCTGATACAGATGGCGATGGTGTGTTAGATAAAGGTGACAAATGTCCAGATGAAGCTGGTAAAGCTGAGTTGATGGGTTGTCCAGATGCTGACGGTGATGGAATTGCTGATGGTGATGATAATTGTCCTAATGAGGCTGGTCTTGCCAAATTCAATGGTTGTCCAGATAGTGATGGAGATGGTATTCAAGATTCAGAAGATGAGTGTCCTAATGAAGCTGGTGTTGCTGAATTGAACGGTTGTCCTAAGCCAGTTATGCCTACGGTAGAAGTACAGAAACAATTGAATGAGTATGCTAAAACCATCTTATTTGAATTGAATAAGGCTGACATCAAAAAAGAATCAGAAGAGGTATTGATGGATATCGTTGAAATACTAAATGAGTATCCAGAAGCTAAGTTTACTATCGAAGGTCACACTGATAGCTCAGGAAGTGCTTCTTACAACGAGAAACTATCAGATTCAAGAGCCTTGTCGGTTAAAGATTATCTTACAAGTCACGGTGTTGACAAGTTCAGATTGACTTCTAAAGGTTACGGAGAGGCTAAACCTATAGCTCCTAATAATACTAAAGCTGGTAGAGCTCAAAATAGAAGAGTTGAGATCAACCTTGTAAAAGAGAACATGGATAACTAA
- the kbl gene encoding glycine C-acetyltransferase, with amino-acid sequence MYGSIKEHLQKELEEIKEAGLYKTERVITSPQDAVITLDDGSEVLNFCANNYLGLSSHPEVIKAAKETLDSHGFGMSSVRFICGTQDIHKQLEQKLADFYGCEDTILYAACFDANGGVFEPLLTKEDAIISDSLNHASIIDGVRLCKAGRYRYASGDMADLEKQLQQADEDGARFKLIVTDGVFSMDGLLAPLDQICDLADKYDALVMVDECHAAGFLGDTGRGSLEAKNVLGRVDIVTGTLGKALGGAMGGYTCANKEVIEILRQRSRPYLFSNSLAPSIVGASIKALELIDESKELIEKVQENTRYFKAGLKKLGFDFIDGESAIVPVMLYDAKLSQQMANALLEEGIYVIGFFYPVVPKEKARIRVQLSAAHTKEHIDRTLNAFEKIGKSLGIIE; translated from the coding sequence ATGTACGGATCAATAAAAGAACATCTTCAAAAAGAACTTGAAGAGATCAAAGAAGCAGGATTATATAAGACGGAGCGTGTTATCACATCTCCGCAAGATGCTGTAATTACCCTTGATGACGGTAGCGAGGTGCTGAATTTTTGCGCAAACAACTACTTGGGATTGAGTTCCCATCCAGAGGTAATTAAAGCGGCTAAGGAAACGCTGGACTCTCATGGTTTTGGGATGAGTTCTGTAAGATTTATTTGCGGCACTCAAGATATCCACAAGCAACTGGAACAAAAACTAGCCGATTTTTATGGCTGTGAAGACACGATTCTCTACGCGGCTTGTTTTGATGCTAACGGTGGAGTATTTGAACCGCTCTTGACTAAGGAAGACGCTATTATAAGTGATTCTTTAAACCATGCTTCTATCATAGATGGTGTAAGGCTCTGTAAAGCTGGTAGGTATAGATATGCAAGTGGCGACATGGCTGATCTAGAGAAGCAACTTCAACAAGCTGATGAGGATGGCGCTCGTTTTAAACTGATCGTAACAGATGGTGTATTCTCTATGGATGGTCTTCTCGCTCCACTAGACCAGATCTGCGACCTCGCAGACAAATATGACGCCCTGGTGATGGTGGATGAATGTCACGCAGCTGGATTTTTAGGAGATACAGGACGTGGCTCTCTAGAAGCTAAAAATGTACTAGGAAGAGTAGACATAGTAACTGGAACCCTAGGTAAAGCGTTAGGTGGTGCAATGGGTGGCTATACATGTGCTAATAAAGAAGTCATAGAAATATTAAGACAAAGAAGTCGTCCTTATTTATTTTCTAACTCATTAGCTCCATCAATTGTAGGAGCTTCAATCAAAGCGCTTGAATTAATCGACGAAAGCAAAGAACTGATTGAAAAGGTTCAGGAAAACACAAGATACTTTAAAGCCGGGTTGAAAAAGCTAGGTTTTGATTTCATCGATGGTGAAAGCGCAATAGTGCCTGTAATGCTTTACGATGCAAAGCTATCTCAACAAATGGCTAATGCCTTACTGGAAGAAGGTATCTACGTTATCGGATTTTTCTATCCAGTTGTTCCAAAGGAAAAAGCTAGAATCAGAGTTCAATTGAGCGCTGCACATACTAAGGAACACATCGACAGAACGTTAAATGCTTTTGAAAAAATTGGAAAATCACTGGGGATAATTGAGTGA
- a CDS encoding UvrD-helicase domain-containing protein, which translates to MNAPTTFYSASAGSGKTFTLARDYLTRLFESPTHNAYRNILAVTFTNKAVAEMKERVLEYLFEFTKELIPESLSAVANHIQEKTGLDDEAFRLKAQNIHNRLLHDYSAFDIVTIDAFNHRILRTFSRDLKLPDGFEVELDVNNLIAKAVHKVIARAGEDKELTDLLISFSLFKINEGKSWDIEYDLMKVGELIAQENHYSHLELLKSKSPKDFKSLQKVLKQDIEDIENHLASAAAMLREKAASLNLTATDFKGGSRSPFNLVVKTSQGDLSVKPDTASVKNLLAGDLYTAKMDGSTRASIEEMEEDLSAFAKAYQENWGMFSFKQDVIKNLVPLSVLNEIYQEIENIKNDEKIVPIYEFNGLLAREVKNQPAPFIYERLGERYKHFFIDEFQDTSTMQWENMEPLVSNALQQETTSGKRGSLMLVGDAKQSIYRWRGGDLDQFLKLLNVPQLFMLEKKQESLAFNWRSYDNIIDFNNSFFEFYSDYLENGAYQELYQKHLKQKNRKRPGGFIQIDFLDKANFQDDEDAGIYPTHVHDLVLQAQGNGFALGEICILVRTNKQGNEIANYLISQQIAVVSGDSLLVQHSLKVQVLDSLMRLLNNPEQQELKFDFLLAYARYIQMDDVASFVESNKNLELDKLLNEVCGEEVDGVSAFAKASLFQSAELLSFKLGLNKEPDTRLQTFLNLIHEFEMGKDVSLSAFLEYWDIKRSSLSVPAMHDRDAVQIMTIHKSKGLEFPVIIAPHVDSPLMDTKRDQAWIPVSDQEFHSFKEVLIPVKKDLALYPEPLPEVYHIQAQKSQMDHINLLYVAFTRCREQLYIACKEKPEPRNSASSPSQSQLLKRFVLSQDFSSHSAEGYERFLSGIEIRKSTPKEEQAAQIITEQIRSNESKQIEVSTKKGMLWATGRDASIASGNRLHYYLSLVKNADDVPAVLDIIEKESDLNNEEKHSFSCSIMELVTHKKTQAFFNSDAEVFTEKALLLDDGSKQIIDRLHIDQGKITIIDFKTGEQREEHVYQVQRYQKTLEEIGYNKFETYLIYTDDIEVVAIS; encoded by the coding sequence ATGAATGCACCAACTACCTTTTACAGCGCTAGCGCAGGATCTGGAAAAACCTTTACCCTGGCACGAGACTATCTCACACGCCTTTTTGAATCCCCTACTCACAATGCATATCGCAACATTCTTGCGGTAACGTTTACAAATAAAGCAGTTGCCGAGATGAAAGAACGCGTCTTAGAGTATCTCTTTGAATTTACGAAAGAACTTATTCCAGAAAGTTTAAGCGCTGTTGCAAATCACATACAAGAAAAAACGGGTTTAGATGATGAGGCGTTTCGTTTAAAAGCTCAGAACATACACAACAGGCTGTTGCACGATTATTCGGCATTTGATATCGTGACCATAGATGCCTTCAATCATAGAATTCTCAGGACCTTTAGCAGAGACCTTAAACTTCCTGATGGCTTTGAGGTGGAGCTCGATGTGAACAACCTTATCGCTAAAGCTGTCCATAAAGTGATCGCCCGTGCTGGTGAAGATAAGGAGCTGACTGATCTGTTGATCAGCTTTTCGCTATTCAAGATCAATGAGGGCAAGAGCTGGGATATCGAGTATGACCTCATGAAGGTAGGTGAACTCATTGCCCAAGAGAATCATTACTCACATCTCGAACTCCTCAAATCTAAATCGCCTAAAGACTTTAAATCCCTGCAAAAGGTATTAAAACAAGACATTGAAGATATTGAAAACCATCTTGCGTCAGCAGCTGCTATGTTGCGTGAAAAAGCGGCATCTTTAAACTTAACAGCTACTGATTTCAAGGGTGGTTCACGCAGCCCTTTCAATCTAGTGGTAAAGACCTCTCAAGGAGATCTTTCGGTAAAACCGGATACCGCTTCAGTAAAGAATTTGCTTGCCGGTGACCTATATACCGCAAAGATGGATGGTTCTACGAGAGCCTCAATTGAAGAGATGGAGGAAGATTTATCCGCTTTCGCGAAAGCATACCAAGAAAACTGGGGCATGTTCAGCTTCAAGCAAGACGTGATCAAAAATCTGGTGCCGCTATCTGTACTCAACGAAATCTACCAAGAAATTGAGAATATAAAAAATGATGAAAAGATTGTACCAATCTACGAGTTCAACGGCTTGCTGGCACGTGAGGTAAAAAATCAGCCAGCGCCTTTTATTTATGAACGATTGGGAGAGCGTTATAAACATTTTTTCATCGATGAATTTCAGGATACCAGCACCATGCAATGGGAAAATATGGAGCCGCTGGTTTCTAACGCCCTACAGCAGGAGACGACAAGCGGCAAACGAGGATCGCTCATGCTAGTGGGTGATGCAAAACAATCCATTTATAGATGGCGTGGCGGTGATCTGGATCAGTTTTTAAAATTATTGAATGTACCACAGCTGTTTATGCTTGAGAAAAAGCAAGAAAGTCTTGCATTCAACTGGCGCAGCTATGACAACATCATTGATTTCAACAATTCTTTTTTTGAATTTTACAGCGATTATCTGGAAAATGGAGCTTATCAAGAGCTTTATCAAAAGCATTTGAAACAAAAAAATCGTAAAAGACCAGGAGGTTTCATTCAGATCGATTTTCTGGACAAGGCAAATTTTCAGGATGATGAGGATGCTGGCATCTACCCTACTCACGTCCATGATCTGGTTTTACAAGCTCAAGGAAATGGTTTTGCTCTGGGTGAGATTTGCATTCTCGTACGCACTAATAAGCAGGGAAATGAGATCGCAAATTATTTGATATCGCAGCAAATTGCGGTGGTTTCTGGAGATAGTCTCCTTGTCCAGCATTCATTGAAGGTTCAGGTACTAGACAGCTTGATGCGATTGTTGAACAATCCTGAGCAGCAGGAACTCAAGTTTGATTTTCTATTGGCTTACGCTAGATATATTCAAATGGATGACGTTGCTTCCTTCGTAGAAAGCAATAAGAATTTAGAGCTTGATAAGCTCTTAAATGAGGTTTGTGGTGAAGAGGTTGATGGGGTTTCCGCTTTCGCGAAAGCGAGTTTATTTCAAAGCGCTGAACTTTTATCATTCAAACTGGGTTTAAATAAAGAACCAGACACCAGATTGCAAACTTTCTTGAACCTGATCCATGAATTTGAAATGGGCAAAGATGTGTCGCTGAGTGCATTTTTAGAGTATTGGGATATCAAGCGTTCCAGCCTGAGCGTACCGGCGATGCACGATCGAGATGCCGTTCAAATCATGACGATCCATAAATCTAAAGGACTGGAGTTCCCAGTAATTATTGCACCTCATGTAGATAGCCCGCTCATGGACACTAAAAGGGATCAAGCCTGGATACCGGTAAGCGATCAAGAGTTTCATAGCTTTAAAGAAGTTCTCATCCCGGTAAAAAAAGACCTTGCTCTTTACCCAGAGCCCTTGCCCGAAGTCTATCATATTCAGGCTCAGAAAAGCCAGATGGATCATATCAACTTATTGTATGTCGCCTTTACTCGATGTAGGGAGCAACTGTATATAGCTTGCAAAGAAAAACCGGAACCTAGAAATAGTGCCTCTTCCCCCAGTCAGAGCCAGTTATTGAAAAGGTTTGTACTTTCTCAAGACTTTTCATCACATTCAGCTGAAGGATACGAGAGGTTTTTATCAGGTATAGAAATCAGAAAAAGTACACCTAAAGAAGAGCAAGCTGCCCAGATCATTACAGAGCAAATAAGAAGCAATGAATCCAAGCAGATTGAGGTATCGACTAAAAAGGGAATGCTTTGGGCTACGGGAAGAGATGCCTCTATAGCATCAGGAAATAGGCTCCATTACTATTTATCACTAGTTAAAAATGCCGATGATGTACCGGCAGTTTTAGACATCATAGAAAAAGAGAGTGATCTCAACAACGAGGAAAAGCATAGCTTTAGCTGCAGTATAATGGAGCTGGTCACTCATAAAAAGACTCAGGCCTTTTTTAATTCAGATGCAGAGGTATTTACAGAAAAGGCTTTACTCCTAGATGATGGTAGTAAGCAGATTATCGACAGATTGCATATAGACCAGGGAAAAATCACTATCATAGATTTTAAAACGGGAGAGCAAAGAGAAGAACACGTTTATCAAGTGCAACGCTATCAAAAAACTCTTGAAGAAATAGGCTACAATAAATTTGAAACCTACCTTATATATACTGATGATATAGAGGTCGTAGCCATTAGCTAG
- a CDS encoding superoxide dismutase — protein sequence MSFKLPDLPYSHDALEPHIDEKTMKIHHGKHHQGYTDKLNSAIEGTDNEGKTIENILMNLDMDNKAVRNNGGGFYNHRLFWEVMSPDGGGEPTGDLADAINSAFGSYADFKNKFSEAAKGQFGSGWAFLCVHKGGKVEVCSTPNQDNPLMPGVGCGGTPILGLDVWEHAYYLNYQNRRPDYVNAFFEVINWEEVSKKYAENK from the coding sequence ATGTCATTTAAACTTCCAGATTTACCTTATTCACACGACGCACTAGAGCCACACATAGATGAGAAAACCATGAAAATCCACCATGGTAAACACCATCAGGGGTATACAGATAAACTGAATAGCGCTATTGAAGGTACAGACAACGAGGGTAAAACCATTGAGAATATCTTGATGAACCTAGATATGGATAATAAAGCTGTACGTAACAACGGAGGAGGTTTTTATAACCACCGTTTGTTTTGGGAGGTGATGAGTCCTGACGGAGGAGGAGAGCCGACCGGTGACCTTGCTGATGCAATCAATTCAGCATTTGGTTCTTATGCCGATTTCAAGAACAAATTTAGCGAAGCCGCCAAAGGACAATTCGGTTCTGGTTGGGCTTTCTTATGTGTCCATAAAGGTGGGAAAGTAGAAGTATGTTCTACTCCTAACCAAGACAATCCATTAATGCCTGGTGTAGGCTGTGGAGGTACTCCTATTTTAGGACTTGATGTTTGGGAGCACGCTTACTACCTAAACTATCAGAATCGCAGACCTGATTATGTCAACGCATTTTTTGAAGTGATCAATTGGGAAGAAGTTTCTAAGAAATACGCAGAGAATAAATAG